In Neosynechococcus sphagnicola sy1, the following proteins share a genomic window:
- a CDS encoding geranylgeranyl reductase family protein, which produces MFDCIVVGAGPAGGTVAYHLAKRGVSVLILEKESLPRYKPCGGGVSPQVAQWFDFDFSPAISLKVDTIRYTWQMGDPVQAQLESEPVWMVRRDVFDQFLVQQAQGQGAELRDRTAVTGIQFLGDHWQVETAAGPVLGRYVVGADGAKGTMAKWLGFKERKRRFAGALEAEAAATVSEAHIAHFEFGMVKNWLHLELPQSRWLLHWHWHLSRRRASGLQRHSQRVRHPVWH; this is translated from the coding sequence ATGTTTGACTGCATTGTTGTCGGGGCTGGCCCTGCGGGGGGAACCGTCGCCTATCACCTGGCAAAACGGGGGGTCTCCGTTTTGATTCTCGAGAAAGAGTCCCTGCCCCGATATAAGCCCTGTGGCGGTGGGGTATCCCCGCAAGTTGCCCAGTGGTTTGATTTTGACTTTTCCCCTGCGATTTCCCTCAAGGTTGATACGATTCGCTACACCTGGCAGATGGGTGACCCGGTGCAAGCCCAACTGGAATCAGAACCGGTGTGGATGGTACGGCGAGATGTTTTTGACCAGTTTTTGGTGCAGCAAGCCCAAGGACAAGGGGCGGAACTGCGCGATCGCACCGCCGTCACGGGGATTCAATTCCTGGGGGATCACTGGCAGGTAGAAACGGCGGCGGGGCCCGTCCTGGGTCGTTATGTTGTGGGGGCTGATGGTGCCAAGGGCACCATGGCCAAATGGCTTGGGTTTAAAGAGCGGAAACGGCGCTTCGCCGGTGCCTTAGAAGCCGAAGCAGCGGCAACCGTTAGCGAGGCTCACATTGCCCACTTTGAGTTCGGCATGGTGAAAAACTGGCTACATCTGGAACTTCCCCAAAGCCGATGGCTACTCCATTGGCATTGGCACCTTTCGCGGAGGAGAGCCTCAGGACTTCAAAGGCATTCTCAGCGAGTACGCCACCCTGTTTGGCATTGA
- a CDS encoding pentapeptide repeat-containing protein translates to MDANELLLRYAAGEVNFSDAKLSGVDLNHADLIGIDLSGADLRSANLVLAYLNRATLRGAMLINTRLSGANLNQADLRDTNLREADLHGASLQGAILNGANITLAVLLDCNLMDADLRGANLNGADLRGACLRGANLREERQICVMLRASNLIDADLRGANLQGANLHRANLQGANLTEANLRRANLQGAVLSQANLQGAFLTEANLQGAVLQSANLFDAKLERAVLLEANLNGINLENAFLPGANLSGANLNRANLKRAKLTHADLSRADFRQANLTEANLNNAYLARTDLRDAVLQNANLYRAELSSANLLGADLKGATMPDGKIHS, encoded by the coding sequence ATGGATGCGAATGAACTGTTGCTTCGGTATGCAGCCGGTGAGGTGAACTTTAGCGATGCCAAGTTGAGCGGAGTCGATCTCAACCATGCCGATCTGATTGGAATTGACTTGAGCGGTGCTGACTTACGCAGTGCTAATCTGGTTTTGGCCTATCTGAACCGAGCGACGCTGCGGGGGGCGATGTTGATCAATACCCGTCTCAGCGGGGCGAATCTGAATCAGGCAGATTTGCGAGACACCAATCTCAGGGAAGCCGACCTCCACGGTGCCAGCTTGCAGGGGGCGATTCTCAACGGTGCCAACATTACCCTGGCGGTGTTACTCGATTGCAATCTCATGGATGCCGATCTCCGGGGAGCCAACCTCAATGGAGCCGATCTGCGGGGGGCCTGTTTACGGGGAGCAAATTTGCGGGAAGAACGCCAGATCTGTGTGATGTTAAGGGCGAGTAATCTCATAGATGCCGATCTGCGGGGGGCAAATCTGCAAGGAGCGAATCTCCATCGTGCCAATCTCCAAGGAGCCAACCTGACTGAGGCCAATCTCCGAAGGGCAAATCTGCAAGGAGCGGTACTGAGTCAGGCCAATCTCCAGGGGGCATTTTTGACCGAGGCCAATCTCCAAGGGGCGGTACTCCAATCTGCCAATTTGTTCGATGCCAAGCTGGAACGAGCGGTGCTGCTAGAAGCAAATCTCAATGGCATCAATTTAGAGAATGCCTTCCTCCCAGGTGCTAACCTCAGCGGTGCTAACCTCAATCGGGCTAACTTAAAACGCGCCAAGCTTACCCATGCCGATCTGAGTCGCGCCGATTTCCGTCAGGCAAACTTGACGGAAGCGAACCTGAATAATGCCTACCTTGCGAGAACGGATCTGCGAGATGCGGTGTTACAAAATGCCAATCTCTATCGCGCGGAATTGAGCAGTGCCAATCTGTTGGGGGCTGATCTCAAGGGGGCAACCATGCCCGATGGCAAAATTCACTCCTAA